DNA from Halorarum salinum:
ATCCGAACTCCTTTGCCCTCCGACGGCAAAGGCGGGCACATGACCAAGCGTCACGTGTCCCTCCCGGCGGAGGCGGAGGAGGGCCTCGCGGCCTTCCTCGAGCAGGTGGACGAACGGCTCTCCGGCGAGGAGGACACCTGCGAGGTGGTCCGCGACACCCTCGTCGACCTCTTCGGGGACCGCGACGCCTACGAGCGCTGGCAGGCCGGCGGCGACGTGACGCCCGCCGAGCGGGTCCGCCTGCAGGGGTACGACCCGTGCAACGCGACCCTCGAGTCCGAGTACTACGCCGAGAAGGACGAGGAGAAGTTCAAGCGCTCCAAGCACCTCCAGTGGCTCTGGCGGCAGTTCGACGCGACGCCGATGGCCGACAACATCGAGTTCGCGCTCCGCTTCCGCGGGATGCTCGCGGGTCACCTGTTCGCGGAGGCCGGCGAGAACCTCCGGCTGTTCAAGGGCATCTCGTTCACCTACGGCCACAACATCGAGATCGGGGACAACACCGTCATCCACGACGACGTCCACCTCGACGACCGCGGGAAGCTGACGATCGGCGACCGCGTCTCCATCTCCGACTCGGCCCACATCTACAGCCACGACCACGACATCGTCGACCAGACGGCGATCGAGAACTTCCACACGATCGTCGAGGACGACGCCAGGGTCACCTTCGACTCCATGATCCGCGCGGGGGTGAAGGTCGGCGAGAACAGCGTCGTCGGCGCCAAGTCCGTCGTGCAGGGCGACGTGCCCGCCCACCACGTCGCCGTCGGCAGCCCCGCACGGAGCGTGAAGGTGAAGCCCGGGTGGGAGACGGTCGCCGAACCGGTCGCGGACAAACTGGAGAACCGGGCCGCCGAGCGGCGCGTCGAGTTCGAACTCCCCGACGACCTCGACGACTTCGACGAGTTCGACCGCGACCTGACGCCGCCCGACGTCGAGGCGCCCGAGGCCGAGGACTGAACCCGGCCACCGGCCGCACTCGTGTCCAGGGCAGTCGCCATCAACGTCGCCGCCAACACGAACATCCCCGGAGCGCGCGGTCCGGTGTTTCCGGACGGGTCGTTCGTCTACGTCCCCATCCCGGAGCGCGAGCAGACGACCGAAGCGGTTCCGACGTACGCCGACCTCGACCTCGCCGGGTACGTTCCGGGGGGTGCACGCGACCTGCCGGTCCACCTGGACCCCGAGTTCGCGGGGACGCACGGCCGGTCGTCGTACACCTACGGCGACCCCCACGGCGTGAAGGCCGGGCCGCTCTCCCGGCTCGATCCCGGCGACCTCCTGCTGTTCTACGCGACGCTCTCGCGAGCCGAGCGGTCGGCATCCGCTCGCTCGGACCCCGACGCCACCCCTGCGCGGGCCTCCGAAACTTCCCCTGCACGGGCCTCCGAAACTTCCCCTGCGCGGGCCTCCGACGCCACCGACCCGCCGCGCGACTGGCTGGCTCCCGAGTGGGGCGCCTACCTCGTCGGCGAGTTCGAGGTGGCGGAGGTGCTCGCCGGCGAGGCGTACCGCGCGGCCGACGGGGCGACGAGGGGGCGTTTCGACTCGAACGCGCACGTGCGCCGCGAGGCGTTCGACGCGGCGGTCCTCGTCCGGGGAACCGACCGTTCCCGGCTGTACGATCGGGCGGTCCCGCTCTCGACGCCCGGGGCGGGCGCGGAGGCGAACGAACTCGTCACCGAACTGTCGACCGATTCGGGGAGGGGACCGTGGTGGCGGCGCGTCCTCCGGTACGACGGGGCGGCGACCGGGGAACTCCGTGAGCGGATCGAAACCGACCCGGCCGAGTGGCTCGACTGAGCGGCGCGGCGGCGCGAGCGGGGGGTGATCGGGACGACCGGTACCGTGCCACGATCCGGGTTCCACCCGAAACGAGGCGCACGCCCGTCAGACGTCCGCAAGACGCGTCACAGTCCTTATCTCACCCCGTCTGAAAGCGAAAGCATGGAATCGACACGACGAGAGTTGCTCGCGGCCGCCGGCGCCGTCGGCGCCGCGGGGGTCGCCGGCTGTCTCGGCGACGACACGGCGAACCAGGCGGGCGGCGGGAGCGAGGGCGAGTCGAAGCTCGCGTACCTGCGCGTGGCGAACGAACACCGCGAGGACCACTCGGTCCACGTGCTCGTCCAGCGCGACGGGGAGCCGATCCACTGGTCGAACCACGACCTCGCGGCCGGAGACGACGGGATGACGAGCGAGACGGTCGAACAGTCGTGGTCCACGACGGACGCCCGGGTCACCGTGTACGTCCGGCTCGACGACGACGCCGACTGGGACTCGTTCGACATCGACGACGGTCGGTGGGACTGCTACGGCGCGATGGTGAAGGTGAACCCGGACGGGGAGTTCGGCGTCTGGTTCGAGCAGAACCCGTCCGCCTGCGAGGGAACGACGGCGAGCGACTGAGTCAGTCGTCGGCCGGCGTCACGTCCCCCGACTCCGGGTTCCCGTCCCGCGGCGCGGCGAGCGACCGCACGGCGGCTCGGCCGAGCGCGCCGAACGCGCCCCCGGCCAGGAACACGCCCACGCCGCGGACGAGGCCGCTGCCGGTGCCGAACGCCGCGATGCCGACCGCGAGGAGGCCGGCGACCAGCGCGAGCAGTTCCGTGACGGGCGAGGTCCGCGAGCGCCGGCGACGTTCGACCGCGACGCCGGTGACGACGCCGCCGAGCACGAGCACGGTGCCGAGGTGGCGGCCGCCGACGGCGCCGACCGAGAGCGCGAGCACCGCCGCCAGCGTCGCGGCCGCGCCGTTCGCCCCCGCGAGCAGCACCGCCTCGCCGTTGGCGGTCCACCCCTCGCGCTCGGCGAGTCGGCGGAACGCCTCCGGAAGCGCGAGCCGTGCGACGCCGAAGACGACGGCGAAGACGACCAGCGCGACGAGGAGGTGGACGACCGACCAGACGAGGTTCGAGAGCGCGGCGAACTGGAGCGGGACCATGTGGTGGCCGCCGGCCGGGCGAGGCTTAACTGTGCGGTTTCGAGACCGGACGAGGGCGTACTCGTCGGGTATCGGACGGTACGCGTCGCTACGGGTCGGTCGCCCGGTCGCACCGCTCGACGAGAGAATCGGATCGGAGTGTGCCGGCCGGGAGTTGAACCACGTCGAGACGTGCTCGCCGGCGCTACGCGCGACTCGTCTACTTCGATTCCCGCGACGACGCCGTCGCTCGTCACGGTCGTTCCTCGCGAACTGCGCCGGCCGGGAATTGAACCCGGGCTATTGGCTTGGGAAGCCAATGTCCTACCACTGGACCACCGGCGCGTGCAGTCCCGAATACCCCATCCCGACACTTCAAGTAATCGGTAGCCTCCGCGGCGGCGTCCGGCCGTGGAGGCTCGCCGATCGGGGCCGACGAGGGCCGCTACGCCCGTTTCCCTCACGAACGATTCGACGGCAGAGTTACCTGGCCGGTCTCCATGTGGGATGACACCAATGAACCAGCCGCCCGAGCACTGCCCCTACTGTGGTACCGCGGTCACCGGGGTCGACACCCCGACGCACGCCGTCGTCGAGACGCCGACGGTCTACCGGTGCGAGTCGTGCGACGACTACGTGTTCTACAACCCCACTCCCGGGGGGAGCGCCGCCGTCGTGGACGGCGGGCGCCTTCTCCTCGTGGAGGACTTCCGCTCCCCCGGCGAGTGGAAGCTCCCGTCCGGACGGATGGCGCTCGGCGAGTCCCCGCGCGAGGGGGTCGCCCGCGAACTCGAGGAGGAGACCGGGCTCTCCGTCGACCCCGACGACCTCGCGTACTTCTACGACGAGGCGGGGGAACCGGTCGAGGGCCAGTACATGGTCGGCATCGACTACGCGGTCCCGCGGTCGAAGACGGCGGGGACCCTCGAGGCGGGATCGGACGCGACGGACGCCCGGTTCTTCACCCCGGCCGAGTTCGCGGACTCGCCGTTCTCCATCAAGGGGACCCACGTGGATCGGTTCGGGACGGACAGCCTGGACTGGTTGCTGTGCGAGGCCGAGCGGGCGCTCGACGCCGAGCGCGAGACCGGATGACCCAACCGCGGTCGACCGCCTACTCCCGTCCGAACCGCCCCGGACCGCCCCGTCGCGTCGAACTGGACGGGCGTCCAACGGCATCGGCCGACGCGTGGCTATTAGTCCGTCGCCGCGAAAGGAACCGCCGATGAGCGACACCGTCCTCCTCGACGACTCGGAGACCCCGCTGGACCTGCGGTTCTCGGAGGCCGAACTCGAAGCGACCCGCGAACACGTCGTCGACTTCGTCGCCGACCAGGTCGAGTCGGCCGGCCTCGAGGGCGCCGTCCTCGGGCTCTCGGGCGGCATCGACTCCACGACCGTCGCCCACCTCGCGGCCGAGGCGCTGGGCCCGGACGCGGTCCACGGGCTGGTGATGCCCGGCGAGGTGAACACGGCGGACAACATGGGCGACGCCGAGCGCGTGGCCATGGACCTGGGCATCGAGTACGACGTGGTCGAGATCGAACCGATCGCCGAGGCGTTCTACGGGGCGTTCCCGGAGGGGACAGACGACCGGATGGCCGAGGGGAACGTCCGGGTCCGGGTGCGGGCCGTGCTCAACTACTTCGTCGCGAACGCGGAGGACCGCCTCGTGCTCGGCACGGGCAACCGGAGCGAGTCGGCGACCGGCTACTTCACGAAGTACGGCGACGGCGCGGTCGACTGCAACCCACTGGGGAACCTCTACAAGCAGCAGGTGCGCCAGCTCGCCGACCACCTCGGCGTCCCGCGCGACCTCGTGATGAAGACGCCCTCCGCGGAGATCTGGGAGGGCCAGACCGACGAGGAGGAGCTGGGGCTCTCCTACGACGCCCTCGACGCCATCCTCGCGCTCCACGTCGACGGCCCGCTCTCGACGAGCGCGACCGTCGAGTACCTCGGCGTCCCCGAGTCGGCCGTCGAGCGCGTCGTGGAACTGTACGAGGGCTCGAAGCACAAGCGGTCGACGCCGCCGACGCCCGCGGACCTGCGGCTGTAGCCCTACCGCACCGGGTTCTCCGGCCCGCGCCCGAGGAACTCCGCGCAGAACGCCCGGACGACCTCGGCGTCGTACTCCTCCATCCGGAGCATGTGCTGCCACGCGGTGAGCGTGTACGGCGCCTCCGGGCCATCGTAGTCGTACGGCGCGACGACGATCGACCGCCAGGTGCCGGCGTGGTTGTTCGCCCACGCCCGGAGGCTCCCGCGTGCCTCCTCGGTCAGTTCGTCGGGGTCGTAGTAGACGACGACTGCGCCGTGTTCGAGGGTGTGGACGAGTTCGCCGCGGCTCCGTGGCTCCTCGTAGAATCCCGCCCGGACGGTCCCGGCGTAGTGGTTCCCCGAGGTCGGCGGCCGTATGCCGTACTCCACCTCGGTGCCCGCCGGGACGTGGTCGACGCCCTCGTTCGGGAACGACTCCACGTCCGCGAGGGCGGCCGCGTCGCCGCGGTCGGGGAGCGACTCGGCCTCGATGCCACCCCCGCCGCCGAGGCCGAGACAGCCCGAGAGTGGGAGCACGGTCGCGCCGCCGGCGACGCGGAGGACGGCCCGACGGCTCGGGGAGCGGAGCTCGGCGTCGCCGCCGATCGGTGAACGGCCTGGCATGACCGACGGTAGACACCTCGGGGATTCAACCGTTCCGGTCGCGGGCGATCTCGGCCGCGTGCATCCCGTGGAGTCGGGCGAACGCCTCCCGCTCGGCCCGTTCACGTTCCGTGCGTCCCCGTTTCGCCCGCTCCCGTTCGACGTCGTCACCCCCGGCCTCCTCCGGTTCGGCGGTCGAGCCTCCGTTGCGGAGCAGGGTTTTCACGGCGGCGAGCGCGGTCGGTTCGTTCCCCACGAGCTCCTCGGCGACGGCCGCCGGGTCGTCGACGACGCGGGAGACGAGCCCGATCCGGCGGGCTTGCTCGGCGTCGACGGTCCGGCCGGAGAGGGCGAACTCCAGCGCGTCGCCCTCGCGCAC
Protein-coding regions in this window:
- a CDS encoding acyltransferase yields the protein MTKRHVSLPAEAEEGLAAFLEQVDERLSGEEDTCEVVRDTLVDLFGDRDAYERWQAGGDVTPAERVRLQGYDPCNATLESEYYAEKDEEKFKRSKHLQWLWRQFDATPMADNIEFALRFRGMLAGHLFAEAGENLRLFKGISFTYGHNIEIGDNTVIHDDVHLDDRGKLTIGDRVSISDSAHIYSHDHDIVDQTAIENFHTIVEDDARVTFDSMIRAGVKVGENSVVGAKSVVQGDVPAHHVAVGSPARSVKVKPGWETVAEPVADKLENRAAERRVEFELPDDLDDFDEFDRDLTPPDVEAPEAED
- a CDS encoding DUF3105 domain-containing protein, which produces MPGRSPIGGDAELRSPSRRAVLRVAGGATVLPLSGCLGLGGGGGIEAESLPDRGDAAALADVESFPNEGVDHVPAGTEVEYGIRPPTSGNHYAGTVRAGFYEEPRSRGELVHTLEHGAVVVYYDPDELTEEARGSLRAWANNHAGTWRSIVVAPYDYDGPEAPYTLTAWQHMLRMEEYDAEVVRAFCAEFLGRGPENPVR
- a CDS encoding Nmad3 family putative nucleotide modification protein encodes the protein MSRAVAINVAANTNIPGARGPVFPDGSFVYVPIPEREQTTEAVPTYADLDLAGYVPGGARDLPVHLDPEFAGTHGRSSYTYGDPHGVKAGPLSRLDPGDLLLFYATLSRAERSASARSDPDATPARASETSPARASETSPARASDATDPPRDWLAPEWGAYLVGEFEVAEVLAGEAYRAADGATRGRFDSNAHVRREAFDAAVLVRGTDRSRLYDRAVPLSTPGAGAEANELVTELSTDSGRGPWWRRVLRYDGAATGELRERIETDPAEWLD
- a CDS encoding NUDIX domain-containing protein; this encodes MNQPPEHCPYCGTAVTGVDTPTHAVVETPTVYRCESCDDYVFYNPTPGGSAAVVDGGRLLLVEDFRSPGEWKLPSGRMALGESPREGVARELEEETGLSVDPDDLAYFYDEAGEPVEGQYMVGIDYAVPRSKTAGTLEAGSDATDARFFTPAEFADSPFSIKGTHVDRFGTDSLDWLLCEAERALDAERETG
- a CDS encoding NAD+ synthase; its protein translation is MSDTVLLDDSETPLDLRFSEAELEATREHVVDFVADQVESAGLEGAVLGLSGGIDSTTVAHLAAEALGPDAVHGLVMPGEVNTADNMGDAERVAMDLGIEYDVVEIEPIAEAFYGAFPEGTDDRMAEGNVRVRVRAVLNYFVANAEDRLVLGTGNRSESATGYFTKYGDGAVDCNPLGNLYKQQVRQLADHLGVPRDLVMKTPSAEIWEGQTDEEELGLSYDALDAILALHVDGPLSTSATVEYLGVPESAVERVVELYEGSKHKRSTPPTPADLRL